GAACAGATTGTTCAGTCCGGCAGGATTGATGGTCAAATCAGACGTATACGGGATGAGTCTGGGGATATTATCTGTCTTGCCATCAATAATCAGGGCACGGATGAATATCCGTCCTTCTGGGCAGTGTTCACAAATGTAGTAGCCCGTGCTGGAATTAAATCTGCGGCTGCAGGAATGTTTGATTCTCTTGCATCATCTCTGTTGCAGTCTGTCGATGATGTTAATTCAAACGAGGCATCACAGCAGGAACTGGAATTGGCCTTACGGGAGTATTATTCTCTTGCCCTGGTGGAGAGACAGTTATGTGATGGCTGTGTAAAACCCGGTGAAACCTACGAAATGGTATACCTGGATATCAGGGTGCAGCGGTTGGATATGCTATTCAGGAAACTGGGGCAAAGGTTCGATGCTTCAGGCAGAACACTGGAGATATGCTGTGGTAACGGTATGGCGACCTTATCGCTGGAAAAGCTGGGTATTTATCCGCTAACCACTGATTATGACCGCTGCCAGGTTTGTCAGGGACTGGAGCATGAGGTATTGAAAACCGGACGTACCATTGTGATGGATGCCACACGATTGACCCATTTTTTTGATGACAGCTCATTTGATGCTGTGATGGGTTTCATGCTTGGTACCATTTATCATTTCAACAGGGATGTCTGGGCCGCGATGATGGCTGAGTCCCTGAAGGTAGTTAAGCCGGGCGGAACACTACTGTTTACCGTGAACAGGCGCGATGAGATGGACATATTAAAAGAGGTACTCGACGGTTTGGGTGCAGTGGGTGAGGTCATTGATAATACCGATAAGAACGGGATATACGACCAGTGGGTGTATCTCGGACAAAAAAAAATGTAACCGGAACATGATAATAATAAACAAACAAAATCCTTATCTTACCTCAGCATTATCAATTACCAAAATATCGGTGACTCTATTATGCAGATACTACTCATTCATTCAGACCATATCGAATACCAGGTAAAGAAAAAGACCCCGGTGGCAGAGGAAATCCAAGAAGACATGCGCCAGGGCAGCATGGACGAAGCCCTCACTGTTTTTATCGCAGTGGAAAAGGTGGACGAATCCGACCCTGGAAAAGCTGTTACAAAAACGGTTGACGAGATCAAGAAAGTAGCAGAACAGGTCAAAGCAGAGAATATCATGCTCTATCCCTATGCCCACCTGAGCAGTTCCCTATCATCACCAAAAGTGGCAGTCAAAGTCCTGAAGGACCTTGAAATTGCACTAAAGAGTGATTTCAATGTCAAACGGGCTCCTTTTGGATTTTACAAATCCTTTGAGATCAAATGCAAGGGTCATCCCCTGTCTGAGCTATCAAGGACCATCAGGGTAGAGGCTGAAGCATCTCCTGATACTACCTCATCAACTGTATCTGCCTCACGAACCCCACCAGCCGAAAAAGAAGAAGTGATCAGCGAGGCCATCAAGGCAGAGGCAAAAGCAAAATCCTACTGGCATATCCTGACACCAAACGGGGAATTACACTCTTTTGATGATTTTGACTTTACAGGACATGATAACCTGCGCAAGTTCAGGGATTATGAAGTGTCCAAAAGCCGGGCTGTAGACCGCACTCCACCCCATGTAGAACTGATGAGACGGCTGGAGATTGCGGATTACGAACCGGGCAGTGACAGCGGCAACATGCGGTTCTATCCAAAGGGTCGGCTTATCAAGAGCCTG
This sequence is a window from ANME-2 cluster archaeon. Protein-coding genes within it:
- a CDS encoding class I SAM-dependent methyltransferase, giving the protein MSVVLLHQVLGLDADANLFMPEEGYSSLNDLYQTLRFMEQIVQSGRIDGQIRRIRDESGDIICLAINNQGTDEYPSFWAVFTNVVARAGIKSAAAGMFDSLASSLLQSVDDVNSNEASQQELELALREYYSLALVERQLCDGCVKPGETYEMVYLDIRVQRLDMLFRKLGQRFDASGRTLEICCGNGMATLSLEKLGIYPLTTDYDRCQVCQGLEHEVLKTGRTIVMDATRLTHFFDDSSFDAVMGFMLGTIYHFNRDVWAAMMAESLKVVKPGGTLLFTVNRRDEMDILKEVLDGLGAVGEVIDNTDKNGIYDQWVYLGQKKM